The nucleotide sequence CACTTCTACTTCGCCAGCTCAATCAGACAGAAATTAAAATGCTGACTGAGCGCGTTCTCGAATGCGGCCCACACTCAGTAACTCAGTTCGTGTTTTCACAATTGTTCTTGGGAAAACAGATCAGAAATGGCCCATCTGTAATTATGCTGCTGTCGGTCGTCGTAAAACGCAATCAACTGGCCACGACAAATGACAATTTGGCTGGCTAAAATAAAAGAGCGCTGTAAAACTAGCcgttaaaatttaattcgccTTAGCGCACTTGGAAAATTGAGGCTGGCCTGGCCATAACAGGCGAATGGGTCAATTGGCATGTGACAAGTGGCAAGTTGCAAGTTGCAAGCGGCAGGCTGCAATTTCCACAGACAATGCAAATTGACGTCTGTTGGAAATATGAGTGATGTGACAAGTGGATGCTTATCTTCGGCCCGACGcccctgttttttttttcagagGGGCTCTTTTCCTCCGACTGATGAGCGCCCATTGAAATTTATGACTTCGTCGAACCGCCAATtgattggcttttaaatatccAAATGAAGGCTGCCAGTCGCAAATTGTAAAGCCGTAATTAATGTACGAAAATCGTTTGAAAGCACGCCCCGATCCAACACCTGCAGCTCTTGGTATCTTTATTTATGGAAAAGCTTTTAAcacttttaattaattatggGATGGCAAACTTGGCGGCCCAGCAATGCCTCAAATTTATGGCACTCAATGTTGATAAGCGCAAATGCTATCTAAATGCTAATTTCTTGGAGAACGTTCTAAGCCAAgccaagaaaaatatttacttgATTTAAATTGGTTGCATACATTTATCAGTTTCAAATTAAAGTATAAAACTTATAAGAATCGCTAATAAATTTGTATCTAAACGTTTGGATGGATCTCtaaacatttttctaaaaatataaaaaaagcaCGGTTCCGAAGAAGTATCTTCAATTTCGAATACATTTTtcaatttgaaaaaaattaatattatttgtatttgttaTATGAATACACAAGCAACTACcacttttattaaaaataaaaattattgcaaaaacatttaatttataaatttaaatattttacttataTTTCCCAAAATGTGCTTTCGATAACATAAAATCTTTTTCCTATAGTTTAAATAACTGttctcatttaatttttttatttactttctTGAATTGAATAACACTATACTATTTAAAAGGTCCTTAAAAGGATTTAAGGATTTGGTGAAAAAATGGTTCCTTAAATCACTAATAAAAACCAATTTTCTATAAGTTACATTCTAAGGAGTTTTTACTGTGCTCGATTGAAAGCTCAGCCTGCGACAGAGCTTTTCGGCGAAGATCTCGCACGCATGGGTGCAAAGCTCGCTCTCCAAACCGAGCTTTGCGCAGCCTTAGCGTGACGCAGCCGGAGCTTTCGACAGTCGGGCCCCACGAGTGACGTAGCGCAGTATAGAATGCAGAACGTAATTAGTAATCGGAGTTCGGTAATTAGCAGATCCTAGAATAAGAATTTATTTCTTACCAATTGTTTCAATCGGCGACAGTTGAATTCAAAGTCCCGCAACCGAAAGCTTCCTTCCatcgttctttttttttttgaaaagcgcacaataataataacaagaaCAAGAATAGAAGGGTTATTCAACCCACGACCGGCAAACGAAGCGAAGATACTTCAAAGAGACGCCACAGGTGACAGGTGAGTTAATTATTTACCTATTTACCTTTGATAAGAGCGAGCAACTAGGGtcgtaaatatttaatttcatgCCGTTTTGTAAAATGTAAGACCACGCGGGACTCGTAATGCAAGCTCCAGTTATCCAAAAGCTTTCTCTTGGCCTGTGCATCTAATTGGAGCTTTATTACTTGCAGCAAACGCAAAGAAAGCTTTTACTCAAACTCAAAAAAGAGCTAAAGTTcagtttttcttttcttattaaaataaatacataaggAAATTTATACAATATGAGTAATTTGGGGAGGTAATGTTATTCAATTAAATAGTATAGTATAACATAAAAGTATTTGATCAATTGTAAGTATGTATGTTTCTAGCTAGGTCTGGGATATACATTTCATCTTATAAAATGTCTTTATAGTAGTAACATTATTTATATGACACTAAGTCCTTTAAAAAGTTAAGTTATAAACTGAGTATGGGAAAAAAAGGTCaggaaaaatttaatttgaggATGCATTCtacatttttcttaaaaattaatGAAGATAAGAGTAATGTGCtaatatttctaaaatttaaCCGGAAAActgatatattattttttatgtaaTATGATATCTTTTTTTGTAGGATGAGCACTCTGCGGATATGCCAGGCCGTATCGCTGAATCCCGGTGCTTCATCACCATCATCCTCCAGGACCTGCCTCATGGGCTGCCGGGGTGTGAAGCCCAATGAGTTGCGTCGTTTTCCAGTGCACGATGCCGATCGGTGAGTGGTTCAATCCCCCAAATAAACACATAAAACTTGTTTTTCCGAAGCCTATCAAAAGCTTTTCAATTGATTCGAACCCGAACCGAAGCTTATTGCGAATCAGAAGTGCTCATTCTTTATTTTCAGCACCACTCACCACCCATACCAATGAAATCCGAAGCTCAGTGCTTCCTCCTCTttctcttcctcttcctcttcgtCTGATACCGATACTCCCAGTCAAAGGTCGTTGAACCCTCTCTCTCGCATAGAAGTGCATCATGTTCATAGGAAAATTTCAATGCCATGGTGGCAGAAATTGCACTGCACAAATCTGAAATGCAATAATGCCGATGTGGGCGGGGCAGTGGGTGGGCGGGGTAGGTCccagattcagattcagattcagacTCCCATTTATTTATAGCTCTCACGCTCTCCTGTAAATGGAAATGTAAATGCAGACACAAATGCGCTCTGCTGGCCGTGAAgttcttttatttttcctagcttcctcaCCTCTGCTTCTGCAGTTGGTGCGCAAAAAATAAAGTTCCGACTCCGTCTGCCAAAGTTACTTGGCATTGGCCATGGAGTTTAGAGTGGACCAGTAGGTTCTAGACCTGATAAAAAGTTAAGGTCACAAATGAATTTTAAACCCTTTCTCTGTTTCAAATAATATCATAGGTATATTCTTTTTTCCTCCTACAACATTTCTTCAATAAATAAACTTCCGGAAATTCCCATGACTTCACAAACTAAGTTTATTTATTATCAAGAAAAGCTTTTCTCTTACCCTAAACCGGCATAATCTTTAAATGTACTTTGAAACCAAAAAGTCAAAGTCATTTTCACTTTGTTTTTTTGAAAAGAATTATAATGTACGCAATTTTTTGTCAGGTGTTAGTGCGATACTGTATTATCTAATTCACATTCACGAGTGATTATTCATTCACTATTATTTGTCGACAAGTTCAGAAAATCAACAATTTTAAAGCTGAATGAAAAAAGACAATTAGTAAGTTCACATCTTTcgtaaaaatgttttttgacGGGTGTGAATTTCACAGTTTTATttggtaatttttttttactggGACCTACAACACACAGAGTTGTTGTGTTATATTTGGTCTACTTGAGATGTGAAAGTAAgcataataaaaatcaattagagCCCTGattcctttaaagtttaaactAGCCTTAAAGGTATAATCAatcgtttttaaaaataaatttttttttttcaaaaattagaTTACATTTTATCTAGcacaaaaaaatatcaaaaaggGGGTAAATACAACACTAATAAATCCAAAATAAGACACATTTTTTCGTCCGCATAGTAGGTGTTAGACTGGAAAACTCATACAAATTTAGAATTTAAAACCTACTTTTAGTTTACCACGCGGGTAAACCTCAAAAAGGTTAAGGTTCCTGACCTGCACAATAGTTTCCCAACATGATTGGGTCCACCCTGAACTCCGAACTCCAGAGTTGTTGCTGTTTCGCCTAGCTGCAGAAGCTGCaacaaaagcaaaaacaacaaaaaaacaataacaattcCCGGCGAAACTTCCGCTGAGCGAGAGAGTGAGAGCGAACGAAAGCGCTCCCTCTCGCTTGCACACGCAAAAGAAGCATAACATGAGCTTTTTATTGCAactaaaacttttttaagaacttttcccaaaagagagagagcaaagtgagAGCGGAGAGCGAAAGTCGGATCTAATTTAAAAGCGTCGCAAGAACAAGAACAAAAACGAAACTCCAATGCAGTTTCATATTTTTCAGTTTAATCATTAAACAAAGAACCGCGCAACCGATCGCAACTAACTTGCTCATCGTCTCTTTTCCATTGATAATTGGTatgcttttttatttttgtgataACTTCTTAAATTAAGGAGAAAAGCTCTCCCCCCCAGAAAGAGCACTAATTGGAGCTTTCGGTGGTTAGTAATAGTAGTCAATAATGCAATTACCTCGTTGCAGCTGCCACCATTGGCTGCGTCACTTCGGAGTCAGCGATAAACTGGTAGATCGACTCGGCGGCCTCCAAAAGCTGCGCATCTGCTTCAGACACTTTAGCCAACGCCAGGAGATGGCCAAGACCCGCATCAAGATGACGCCGCTGCGCAAGGCCTCGTCTTCCAAGGGAGCGGGAGTAGTACTACCCAGTAATGGCGGAACTGTCATATCTGTAGGTGGTACAGGGGCAGGAACAGGAACAGGAGCGCCCAAGTCACCGGTGGACAATACCACCATTGAACTTGTGGAGGTGAGTAACACAGAAGGAACACCAAAGTTAAGCTTTCATAGGGGTTGGTAATTTAACATTCATTACCCTAACTAGTAAGCAAGCTCAAGAAAAGGGAACTTTAGACTTATTATTCAAAATTTTCATATGTATCAAGCAAAATATTCATATCATAAGAAACtaagagttttttttttgaaaacaaGTTAAAAGCTGACCatctttaaaatttaaaaaaaatttattacgATTGATATTATTTGAATAATCTCCCTCAATTCTGTTTGTATACCTTTTGTTGAATCCACTTACCAaacttaataataataagtttCAAGTTCCAAagataattaaaaaaatattcgtCGCCCAGTCATCACAATCTTCATTCccttaattattttaaaatacaaaataaatttttgctgcttttcggtttttgttttcttttttttaatggtatGAACCCACTACTTTTATACCCCCTGAATTacttaatataaaaaatttttttttgttatttttcggatttttttttattgctaTGAACTTACTACTTTCCTACCCTCTGTATTACTTAATAAATGAAACAAAAACTTCAGTTTCATTCTAATGTTTCATAGTGCGATCGACACCCTTTAAAGCACACTAAATTTTAGATAAATAGCATATTCTAATAGTATATTAAATGCTAGAAAAGTTTTTCCATATTTACTGACACACCTAATAAAACTAAACTTAAATTCTAACAGAACCCCACTAGACATCTGGAGAAGAACCACCAGGCTCAGAAGCCCATTACCAGCATTATGCCCATGCCCCAGCGTTCCCACTCCATTAGCTCCTCGGCCTCCAGCGACGTCCAGTCCATAAACTCCGACTATGAAGCCTCGTTACCACTATCCGCCTTAGAGGATTCCCAGAATGGACTGAACCGCTTGGAGAACGGTCAGACCAAGAAAAGGAAGCTTTACCTGATCACCGAAAAGTCAGATGAGACCAAGGGTCTTACAACGGAGCTCAATGGACAGCCCAAGAAGCGCAAGATGTTCGTGGTCGTGGAGCAGGACAAAGAGGCAGCGGGCCAGAAACTGATGATTATGACCGACAAGCCGCAGGCCAATCTCACCCAGCATTTGGAGAAACTACTGCCTGAAATACTGAACCGCATCCAAGACAAGGAACAGAAGCAGATCAAGCCAAGTCCAGTGGTAGCCAAGTCCAAGCCAGTGGTCAACAATCCTAGACCACATATAACACTGCCGCCCAAGAAGAATCCCACTAACTTTGTGAAGGTCACACCCACTCCAAGTCCCGTGCCTTCGCCCATCCCGATGCCACTTCCAATTCCGAGTGCCAAGACCTTGAAGACCGAGAACTTGGATGAGAAAATGAATTCACAGGACATCGAGATGAACATAAATCTATCGCCCGACTTCCGTTTCCTGATGAAGATCCTTCCTAAATTGGAACAGCTGCCCGAGCCACACAAGCAGAACGTCAAGCGTTCCATCCAGATCTTCGTTGAAAAGAGCTACAGTATCTACGGCAATAAGGATTAGTTACCAGTATTTCAACACcaatttaatttccatttcaTGTGAAAAAGTTACCATTATTTTCGAAAGAAGCGTACATATAGAAGGCATTTCATTACATTGTCTAAGACTGATGCAGAAACCAATTTATTGTATAAGCCAACGCAGAGCTGATGCAGCTCCCCATTTAGATGAGTAAGCCAGTCCAAAATTTGATATTACCCCTGGATATGGGTACATTTTGAAAGTTTAAAGCCATACAACTAATTACCAGAATTGAAGACTTTTCTATATTGAATATATGAAAGCTTGATTTAAGCTCAACAATGAATAATGTGTTGTTTTTTGGGAAAATAAACGAATATGATTATAAATTACCACTCCCCATTAAAAGTACCACTTGTTTTTTTCgtatctttttgtttttttttttttgcattgtAATTCCAAAGAACTTTATTTAGTTTGAAAGCATTTTTTACGGTTTTGTCATCCATACTCTTTCTTTTTTCAGTTAcgttataataatatttagtAAGTCTAATGCGGGTTTATTTAGTGTGGTTTAGTTTAGTTAATACAATGGTTAGTGTGTCTTAACGATTTCCATGTAAATTACACAAGTAAGTTTTCTGGGTTCTTAGTTTCGTTTCAGTTAGTATCTGGTTAATGTGGTTAATACAttacatatatacatttaaACAGTTAATGTTTAATTTAGCTTGCGGGTCGAGGAAACCAAATCGTGTGTAAAGTATTAGGGAACTTTGTTGCGTGCTTTTACTGGATGAGGATTTCTACATGAGTGGAGAGATTCCATTTCGAGTGCTACAATTATAATCGCATAATATACTTTTTACAACATTTAGCAAATTTTCCATACACATATACTCGTTTATCGTATTTTGGGTTAAGCATCTGCCATCGATTTTCAGTGGTTATAGGTTTTTTATATACCCTTATATCGTGTTTGTTAACTACGTTTTGGTGTGACCTACATTTAGCGTTcgcctctttttttttgtcggTTAGCGTATCAAGTGTTTttacatgatgtttataagaaaaaatatttgcctTTAGATTTCTCTACGAAACAGTTATGTCATTATCATCAATGAGAAGCAATCACAAAGTTTTCTCTAAATTTATGTGCGACGATTACTATATTTATCATTTTCTTTAGTATTTACACAATTTTCTCGAAGTGCAAAAAGCAGCcatattttttttggcaagTGTAAGCAACTACATTTACTGTAAAGTCGAAGATGTTTCATTCTTCATTTGCATTTACACATCGAGTTGGTTAATCATCGGTTAGTAATGGGTTCGGGTTAAAAAAACTGTGTCACAATTTCTACAAACAGCCTTTTGTTAAACGTGTTAaacatacatttatatggttATCTATATGTTATGCGAATTATAGAATTATTTCGTATATATAGGagtgtttttaatttttacaatttataaCCTGAGCGCGATCATTTTTATGGTTTACTCTACCAATCTTGACCAATTCTAGTTTCAAAAATGTCCCCATAGATTCTTACCAATTTTATAGGTTTATATCCCATACATATTTGGTTAATATTCAAATGGTTAAATATATAAGTGGCATCCAAAGGTTTTTCATTTCCATGGAACGCTGTCGTTTTACCTGTACTCTAATACAAACTTGAAGAATTGTGTGGTGTGTGGTTTTAATCTCAAATATTGTccatacatatacatacacaTATCGTATATAGTAGGTGCTAGTTGTCGGGTTTTCACTGTGTTACATAGCTATAAATTCTAATTAGCAAATGCATTGGGTTGGGTTGGATCCACTTCAAGTAATGCGACAAATGAAACAAAATTGATTcgttttcttcttttttttgttttgttcttattttttttttatacaaacaGTTTacacaattttttgttttattctCAGTTAACGTAAATTAATGCATAATACGTATCTAATATATATAGTTAAGAATGATCCATAAATCGGTTTACAAGTCAAATACTAATGCAGTTTACAGTTACAGTTGATCTTAACTTATGAACTCATTTCGAACGGGAGGTTTCGGCGACCCAAGTCGCTCTCTTCCAAATCATACATCCTATATaggcatatatatatatcgagtgtgatttactttattttatattttagttCAGACCTGCTCCAATTGAGGGTTGTGCTATGTGTGTAGTATAATGTACATGTCCATTTCTTATCGTACTCGTATTACCGCATAGCTAACCGTCTTACTGAGCTAGAGAGAGATGTGGGCTAATTATTGGTGGGGGGGTGTGGAGATAATGCTATGTACACGGTGCCTAAACCGAACCGAAAACTAACTATCCGTATGCGTAgctatatatttatatatgtaccTCTATGTGGAGTATGGTGCTTAGACATGTAAATGATGTTAATGTAGTTGTCAATTTAACTTGCATTCGAGTGTGTCTCTGTGTCGGTCTCTGGTCAAATGAAGGGAAAACAATCGGTAATAGGTAATCGGTAATCTCTAATCTGTACTCTATATATTTACGGTTAAGAAAAACTTTAGTTATAAACAAAAGTTGAAAAGAAATTCTACTTTTTTGCACACTGATTTCCTTTGCCTTTCTTTTCTTTCatttcgttttgtttttgctATGAGATC is from Drosophila suzukii chromosome 3, CBGP_Dsuzu_IsoJpt1.0, whole genome shotgun sequence and encodes:
- the bip1 gene encoding uncharacterized protein bip1, producing the protein MSTLRICQAVSLNPGASSPSSSRTCLMGCRGVKPNELRRFPVHDADRCHHWLRHFGVSDKLVDRLGGLQKLRICFRHFSQRQEMAKTRIKMTPLRKASSSKGAGVVLPSNGGTVISVGGTGAGTGTGAPKSPVDNTTIELVENPTRHLEKNHQAQKPITSIMPMPQRSHSISSSASSDVQSINSDYEASLPLSALEDSQNGLNRLENGQTKKRKLYLITEKSDETKGLTTELNGQPKKRKMFVVVEQDKEAAGQKLMIMTDKPQANLTQHLEKLLPEILNRIQDKEQKQIKPSPVVAKSKPVVNNPRPHITLPPKKNPTNFVKVTPTPSPVPSPIPMPLPIPSAKTLKTENLDEKMNSQDIEMNINLSPDFRFLMKILPKLEQLPEPHKQNVKRSIQIFVEKSYSIYGNKD